In Arcobacter ellisii, a genomic segment contains:
- the hisC gene encoding histidinol-phosphate transaminase produces the protein MEFNKVLENVSTYEAGKPIELVVREYGVKPENVIKLASNENPYGTSPKVVAKIQELAKNMFVYPDDSMYELKEALANKFEVDSKNVIIGSGSDQILEFCVHAKCEKGSKILMAKTTFAMYEIYGKQTGATIIKTDSEQHNLEEFSKLYKEHGADVIFLCIPNNPLGECVDKDDVYAFLQTVSPETLVVVDGAYQEYASFKDEKKRIVAKDLITKFPNAIYLGTFSKAYALGGMRVGYGIAQADIIQTLYKLRAPFNITTLTLAAAIEALKDEEFVNECIAKNFEEMKRYEEYATNKGFEYIPSYTNFITIRFADKFVSKVVAQKLLERGVIVRDLTGYGQNAIRITIGRTEQNTKVFEQLDEVLENLK, from the coding sequence ATGGAATTTAATAAAGTATTAGAAAATGTTTCAACATATGAAGCAGGAAAACCAATCGAATTAGTTGTAAGAGAGTATGGGGTTAAACCTGAAAATGTAATCAAATTAGCTTCAAATGAAAATCCTTATGGAACATCTCCAAAAGTTGTAGCAAAGATTCAAGAATTAGCAAAAAATATGTTTGTTTATCCAGATGATTCAATGTATGAATTAAAAGAAGCTTTAGCAAATAAATTTGAAGTTGATAGTAAAAATGTAATCATAGGTTCTGGAAGTGACCAAATTTTAGAGTTCTGTGTTCATGCAAAATGTGAAAAAGGTTCAAAAATTTTAATGGCAAAAACAACTTTTGCTATGTATGAAATTTATGGAAAACAAACTGGTGCAACTATTATTAAAACAGATTCTGAACAACACAATCTTGAAGAGTTCTCAAAACTATATAAAGAACATGGTGCTGATGTAATCTTCTTATGTATTCCAAATAATCCTTTAGGTGAATGTGTAGATAAAGATGATGTTTATGCATTTTTGCAAACGGTTAGTCCTGAAACTTTAGTAGTTGTTGATGGAGCTTATCAAGAGTATGCTTCTTTTAAAGATGAGAAAAAAAGAATTGTAGCAAAAGATTTAATTACAAAGTTCCCAAATGCAATCTATTTAGGAACTTTTTCTAAAGCTTATGCACTTGGTGGAATGAGAGTTGGTTATGGTATCGCGCAAGCTGATATTATTCAAACTTTATATAAATTAAGAGCTCCATTTAATATTACAACTTTGACTTTAGCGGCAGCTATTGAAGCATTAAAAGATGAAGAGTTTGTAAATGAGTGTATTGCTAAAAACTTTGAAGAGATGAAAAGATATGAAGAGTATGCAACAAATAAAGGATTTGAATATATTCCTTCGTATACAAATTTTATAACAATTAGATTTGCAGATAAATTTGTATCAAAAGTTGTAGCACAAAAACTTCTTGAACGTGGAGTAATTGTAAGAGATTTAACTGGTTATGGTCAAAATGCAATTAGAATTACAATAGGAAGAACTGAACAAAATACAAAAGTATTTGAACAATTAGACGAAGTATTAGAAAATTTAAAATAA
- the fabI gene encoding enoyl-ACP reductase FabI, translated as MFMKGKKGVILGVANDKSIAYGIAKACAAQGAQIAFTYLNDALKKRVEPIAAEFGSENLVYPCDVSKPEEIKALKESLEKDLGQIDFIVHSIAFAPKEGLSGRFYDISKEAFDIAMDISVYSLIEVVRELKPLLSENSSVLTLSYYGGVKYIPNYNLMGVAKAALEMTTKYLAEDLGKDGIRVNAISAGPIKTLAAAGIGDFRFMLKWNEAHSPLKKNVSIDEVGNSGMYLLSDLSSAVTGEIHYVDSGFNIMGMPAVEFEDGKPRIAWNGEK; from the coding sequence ATGTTTATGAAAGGTAAAAAAGGTGTAATTTTAGGTGTTGCAAATGATAAATCAATTGCTTATGGAATTGCAAAAGCATGTGCAGCTCAAGGTGCACAAATAGCATTTACTTACTTAAATGATGCTCTTAAAAAAAGAGTTGAACCAATCGCAGCTGAGTTTGGAAGCGAAAATTTAGTTTATCCTTGTGATGTTTCAAAACCTGAGGAAATTAAAGCTTTAAAAGAGTCTTTAGAAAAAGATTTAGGACAAATTGATTTTATTGTTCACTCTATTGCTTTTGCTCCAAAAGAGGGATTATCAGGAAGATTTTATGATATTTCTAAAGAGGCATTTGATATTGCTATGGATATTTCTGTTTACTCTTTAATTGAAGTTGTAAGAGAATTAAAACCTTTATTATCTGAAAATTCATCTGTTTTAACTCTTTCATATTATGGTGGAGTAAAATATATTCCAAACTATAATTTAATGGGTGTAGCAAAAGCTGCACTTGAAATGACAACAAAATATTTAGCTGAAGATTTAGGAAAAGATGGAATTAGAGTAAATGCTATTTCTGCAGGACCTATTAAAACTTTAGCAGCAGCTGGAATTGGTGATTTTAGATTTATGCTAAAATGGAATGAAGCTCACTCTCCACTTAAAAAGAATGTTTCAATTGATGAAGTTGGAAATTCAGGAATGTATCTATTATCAGATTTAAGTAGTGCGGTAACTGGTGAAATTCATTATGTTGATAGTGGATTTAACATTATGGGAATGCCAGCAGTTGAGTTTGAAGATGGAAAACCAAGAATTGCTTGGAATGGTGAAAAGTAG
- the dxs gene encoding 1-deoxy-D-xylulose-5-phosphate synthase — MEIKDKSLEELKELSCEIRERIIDVVSRKGGHFSSTLGAVELTLGMHYVFDAYSDPFIFDVSHQCYPHKLLTGRWEEFETIRQFGGLSGFTKPNESVADYFVAGHSSTSISLAVGAAKSIKLKNENRIPVVMIGDGSMTAGMVYEALNELGDLKLPVVIILNDNEMSIAKPIGAISKYLSKLLAGKYYQGFKSKVDKFIRNNMPEGTTYIAKRMEEAMKLITPGILFEEMGLDYIGPIDGHDLEEVIETLEIAKAMQKPVIVHAHTIKGKGYKIAEGQHEEWHGVGPFNIEDGEFVKKIAPKSATAVFADALVELATKYENVVGVTAAMPSGTGINKLMDKFPERFWDVAIAEQHAITSMAAMAKEGFKPYITIYSTFLQRGFDQIIHDVCLMNLPVVFAMDRAGIVGNDGETHQGAFDISYLRFIPNMVLFAPRDNKTLELGLEFAYGLQSPCAIRYPRGNFKELSNLSTQFELGKAEILKEGKSNKLFIGYGAGVSRAIETEALHEEDISILDLRFVKPIDKNSLIELSKKYDDWYVFSDSQKQGGVSSAILEVLNDEKIHNVQLTSFEYEDSFIEHGDTKQVEESLGLLPSQLVKKIK; from the coding sequence ATGGAAATAAAAGATAAATCACTAGAAGAGTTAAAAGAACTTTCTTGCGAAATAAGAGAAAGAATCATTGATGTTGTATCAAGAAAGGGTGGACACTTTTCATCTACACTTGGTGCAGTTGAGTTAACTCTTGGTATGCATTATGTGTTTGATGCATATAGTGACCCTTTTATTTTTGATGTATCCCATCAATGTTATCCACATAAATTATTAACTGGACGTTGGGAAGAGTTTGAAACTATAAGACAATTTGGTGGCTTAAGTGGTTTTACAAAACCAAATGAATCTGTCGCAGATTATTTTGTAGCAGGGCATAGTTCGACATCAATTTCACTTGCAGTTGGTGCAGCAAAATCAATAAAATTAAAAAATGAAAATAGAATTCCAGTTGTTATGATTGGTGATGGTTCTATGACAGCAGGAATGGTTTATGAAGCTTTAAATGAGCTTGGTGATTTAAAACTTCCTGTTGTGATTATTTTAAATGATAATGAAATGAGTATTGCAAAACCAATTGGTGCAATTTCAAAATATCTTTCAAAACTTCTTGCTGGAAAATATTATCAAGGTTTTAAATCAAAAGTTGATAAATTTATAAGAAATAATATGCCTGAAGGTACTACATATATAGCTAAACGTATGGAAGAGGCTATGAAACTTATTACTCCTGGAATTTTATTTGAAGAGATGGGACTTGATTATATAGGTCCTATTGATGGACATGATTTAGAAGAGGTAATTGAAACTTTAGAAATTGCAAAAGCTATGCAAAAACCTGTTATTGTTCATGCTCATACAATAAAAGGAAAAGGTTATAAAATAGCAGAAGGTCAACACGAAGAGTGGCATGGAGTAGGACCATTTAACATTGAAGATGGTGAATTTGTAAAAAAAATAGCTCCAAAATCAGCAACAGCTGTTTTTGCTGATGCTTTAGTTGAACTTGCAACAAAATATGAAAATGTTGTGGGTGTAACTGCTGCGATGCCAAGTGGTACAGGAATAAATAAACTTATGGATAAGTTTCCTGAAAGATTTTGGGATGTTGCAATTGCAGAACAACATGCAATTACTTCAATGGCAGCAATGGCAAAAGAGGGATTTAAACCATATATTACAATTTATTCAACATTTTTACAAAGAGGATTTGACCAAATAATCCATGATGTTTGTTTGATGAATTTACCAGTTGTTTTTGCAATGGATAGAGCTGGAATTGTTGGAAATGATGGAGAAACACATCAAGGTGCATTTGATATTTCATATTTAAGATTTATTCCTAATATGGTTTTATTTGCTCCAAGAGATAATAAAACTTTAGAATTAGGTCTAGAATTTGCTTATGGTTTACAAAGTCCTTGTGCAATCAGGTATCCAAGAGGAAATTTTAAAGAGTTAAGTAATTTATCTACACAATTTGAATTAGGTAAAGCTGAAATCTTAAAAGAGGGAAAATCAAATAAACTTTTTATTGGTTATGGGGCAGGAGTAAGTCGTGCTATTGAAACAGAAGCTTTACATGAAGAAGATATATCAATTTTAGATTTAAGATTTGTAAAACCAATAGATAAAAATAGTTTGATTGAACTTTCAAAAAAATATGATGATTGGTATGTATTTAGTGATTCACAAAAACAAGGTGGAGTATCAAGTGCTATTTTAGAAGTTCTAAATGATGAAAAAATTCATAACGTACAACTAACATCTTTTGAATATGAAGATAGTTTTATCGAACATGGTGACACAAAACAAGTTGAAGAGAGTCTAGGTTTATTACCTTCTCAATTAGTAAAAAAAATAAAATGA
- the rsfS gene encoding ribosome silencing factor — protein MNTRLENIKKILDDKKAENIEVIDLTSKDYIVDYVVIATTLNPKHGFALLNYLKTDLKPQGEEFLRVDEDDEWTIIDLGDVFIHLMSEKYRTKYSLEEFLSTLGNKEI, from the coding sequence TTGAATACAAGATTAGAAAACATAAAAAAAATATTAGATGATAAAAAAGCAGAAAATATTGAAGTTATTGATTTAACATCAAAAGACTATATTGTTGATTATGTTGTAATTGCTACAACATTAAATCCAAAACATGGTTTTGCTCTTTTAAACTACTTAAAAACAGATTTAAAACCACAAGGTGAAGAGTTTTTAAGAGTTGATGAAGATGATGAGTGGACAATTATTGATTTAGGTGATGTTTTTATTCATTTAATGAGTGAAAAATATAGAACAAAATATTCACTTGAAGAGTTTTTATCTACTTTAGGTAATAAAGAGATATAA
- the nadD gene encoding nicotinate (nicotinamide) nucleotide adenylyltransferase produces the protein MRIAIFGGSFDPIHIAHVAIVETALKQLDIDKLIIVPTYLNPFKNSFYFEPKTRFELLKKVFHKFKKVEISDYEINQEKVCYSFDTVSYLKNLYQTSKIYFILGEDNLESLNKWYKIEDLKKITEFVVVTRKGFESNEAKKFKILDVNINISSSSLREQIDIKYIPSEIKNDILNLTKGKSF, from the coding sequence GTGCGAATTGCAATATTTGGTGGTAGTTTTGACCCAATTCATATAGCTCATGTTGCTATTGTTGAAACTGCATTAAAACAACTTGATATTGATAAATTAATAATTGTTCCCACATATTTGAATCCCTTTAAAAATAGCTTTTATTTTGAACCTAAAACTAGATTTGAACTATTAAAAAAAGTTTTTCATAAATTTAAAAAAGTTGAAATTTCTGATTATGAAATAAATCAAGAAAAAGTTTGTTATAGCTTTGATACTGTATCTTATTTGAAAAACTTATATCAAACTTCTAAAATATATTTTATTTTAGGAGAAGATAACCTAGAAAGTTTAAATAAATGGTATAAGATTGAAGATTTAAAAAAGATTACAGAATTTGTAGTTGTAACTAGAAAAGGTTTTGAATCAAATGAAGCTAAGAAATTTAAAATTTTGGATGTAAATATAAATATTAGTTCAAGTTCATTAAGAGAACAAATTGATATAAAATATATTCCATCTGAAATTAAAAATGATATATTAAATCTAACAAAAGGTAAAAGTTTTTGA
- the lysA gene encoding diaminopimelate decarboxylase, producing MSINFKELANKYQTPYYVYDFDHITKQYEELKGAFRARKSLIAYAVKANSNLSVIKHLANLGAGADCVSIGEVKRALKVGIPAYKIIFSGVGKIDDEIRQALELDILMINVESDAELQRVEIIAKELGKVARISIRVNPNIDPKTHPYISTGLHENKFGVDIDTAKRMYIQCKNSENLDPVGIHCHIGSQLTQLQPIKESVKIIADLVRNLKAIKIELSFMDIGGGLGIVYKDEKLIDTNEYAQSVLETMFGLDITVICEPGRFMVGNAGTFVTKVLYEKVNGNKRFVIVDGAMNDLIRPALYNAYHKIEVLNDNQEFSDCNLVGPVCESGDFFAKNIELPKTQHNDLVAIYSAGAYGFTMSSNYNTRGKVAEIAIENGQDRLIRRRETFEDLIALEEEFIK from the coding sequence ATGAGTATTAATTTTAAAGAGTTAGCAAATAAATATCAAACACCATATTATGTATATGATTTTGACCACATTACAAAACAATATGAAGAATTAAAAGGTGCATTTAGAGCAAGAAAATCTCTAATTGCATATGCAGTTAAAGCAAATTCAAACTTAAGTGTAATTAAACATTTGGCAAATCTTGGAGCTGGAGCTGATTGTGTTTCTATTGGTGAAGTAAAACGAGCTTTAAAGGTTGGAATTCCAGCATATAAAATCATATTTTCAGGTGTTGGGAAAATCGATGATGAAATAAGACAAGCTTTAGAACTTGATATTTTAATGATAAATGTTGAAAGTGATGCTGAATTGCAAAGAGTTGAAATTATTGCAAAAGAGTTAGGAAAAGTTGCAAGAATTTCTATTAGAGTTAATCCAAATATAGACCCAAAAACACATCCATATATTTCTACTGGATTACATGAAAATAAATTTGGAGTTGATATTGATACAGCAAAAAGAATGTATATTCAATGTAAAAATTCTGAAAATTTAGACCCAGTTGGAATTCACTGTCATATAGGTTCTCAATTAACTCAATTACAACCAATTAAAGAATCAGTAAAAATTATTGCAGATTTAGTAAGAAATTTAAAAGCAATAAAAATCGAACTTTCATTTATGGATATCGGTGGAGGACTTGGAATTGTTTATAAAGATGAAAAACTAATTGATACAAATGAATATGCACAATCTGTATTAGAGACGATGTTTGGTTTAGATATAACAGTTATTTGTGAACCAGGGAGATTTATGGTTGGAAATGCTGGAACATTTGTAACAAAAGTTTTATATGAAAAAGTAAATGGAAATAAAAGATTTGTTATTGTTGATGGAGCTATGAATGATTTAATTAGACCAGCTTTATATAATGCTTATCATAAAATTGAAGTGTTAAATGATAATCAAGAGTTCTCTGATTGTAATTTAGTTGGTCCTGTTTGTGAAAGTGGAGATTTTTTTGCAAAAAATATTGAATTACCAAAAACACAACATAATGATTTAGTTGCTATTTATAGTGCTGGAGCTTATGGATTTACGATGTCAAGCAACTATAATACAAGAGGAAAAGTTGCTGAAATTGCTATTGAAAATGGACAAGATAGATTAATTAGAAGAAGAGAAACTTTTGAAGATTTAATTGCTTTAGAAGAAGAGTTTATAAAATAG
- a CDS encoding triose-phosphate isomerase, translating to MSIIASNFKTNHTRKSTALFINEVNEYLKKENILSEVYVFPTATSLDFFETEANFIVGTQNAYATASGSFTGEIGTVQLDEFEIKTILIGHSERRHILGETQDLIAQKYEFYKNLGYKIIYCIGEPLEVKNQGIEKTLEYIYEQFVGIDTNYENLILAYEPVWAIGTGVTATNDDIKNVHNAIKEKINKPLLYGGSVKVENVREICQIPNVDGALIGTASWKVEDFIQIIENTKDL from the coding sequence ATGTCTATAATTGCAAGTAATTTTAAAACAAATCATACAAGAAAATCAACAGCTTTATTTATAAATGAAGTGAATGAATATTTAAAAAAAGAGAATATTTTAAGTGAAGTTTATGTGTTCCCTACGGCAACTTCTCTTGATTTCTTTGAAACTGAAGCAAATTTTATTGTAGGAACTCAAAATGCTTATGCAACGGCAAGTGGTTCATTTACTGGTGAAATTGGTACAGTTCAACTTGATGAGTTTGAAATTAAAACAATTTTAATAGGACATAGTGAAAGAAGACATATTTTAGGTGAAACTCAAGATTTAATAGCTCAAAAATATGAATTTTATAAAAATTTAGGATATAAAATAATATATTGTATAGGTGAACCTTTAGAAGTTAAAAATCAAGGTATTGAAAAAACTTTAGAATATATTTATGAACAATTTGTTGGAATTGATACAAATTATGAAAATCTTATTCTTGCATATGAACCTGTTTGGGCCATTGGAACAGGAGTTACTGCAACAAATGATGATATAAAAAATGTACATAATGCAATAAAAGAGAAAATTAATAAACCACTTTTATATGGTGGAAGTGTAAAAGTTGAAAATGTAAGAGAAATTTGTCAAATACCAAATGTTGATGGTGCTTTAATTGGAACAGCTTCTTGGAAAGTTGAAGACTTTATACAAATAATAGAAAATACAAAGGATTTATAA
- the pheA gene encoding prephenate dehydratase translates to MSDENGLLELRNQLDTIDNKLLDLINERMQIVHKVGALKAKSGGAIYRPEREKAIIERLEKINQEKKGLLNKSAIEALFLEIFAISRNLELPENIGYLGPEGSFTHQAAEARFGAMSSYIPISSIKGVFKEVDTKKVKFGVVPIENSSNGIVNDTINGFSKYNLKIIAEVVLDIHHTLASTCDKITDIKKIYSKDIAFDQCRRFLTNFGLDEAELIPIESTTKAAKIAASEPNSAAICPHVGAKLYNLPILFENIEDKDNNKTRFFIISDFENAPSGNDKTSILVKFPNEQGALVRFLNDFNDAKINLTKIKSHIVEGNSIFFIDFDGHKDDENVKKVLEKHKNSVKILGSYVKEVNDI, encoded by the coding sequence ATGAGTGATGAAAATGGATTATTGGAACTAAGAAACCAATTAGATACAATTGATAATAAACTTTTAGATTTAATTAATGAAAGAATGCAAATTGTTCATAAAGTTGGAGCCTTAAAAGCCAAAAGTGGTGGAGCAATTTATAGACCTGAAAGAGAAAAAGCAATTATTGAAAGACTTGAAAAAATAAATCAAGAAAAAAAAGGTTTATTAAATAAAAGTGCAATTGAAGCACTTTTTTTAGAGATTTTTGCAATTTCAAGAAATTTAGAATTACCTGAAAATATTGGTTATTTAGGACCTGAAGGAAGTTTTACACACCAAGCAGCAGAAGCTAGATTTGGTGCGATGAGTTCTTATATTCCAATTAGTTCAATCAAAGGTGTATTTAAAGAGGTTGATACAAAAAAAGTTAAATTTGGAGTTGTTCCTATAGAAAACTCTTCAAATGGAATTGTAAATGATACAATCAATGGGTTTAGTAAATATAATTTAAAAATTATTGCAGAAGTTGTACTTGATATTCATCACACTTTAGCTTCAACTTGCGATAAAATAACTGATATTAAAAAAATTTATTCAAAAGATATTGCATTTGACCAATGTAGAAGATTTTTAACAAATTTTGGTTTAGATGAAGCGGAATTAATTCCAATAGAATCAACAACAAAAGCAGCAAAAATAGCTGCAAGTGAACCAAATAGTGCAGCAATTTGTCCTCATGTTGGTGCAAAACTATACAATCTTCCAATATTATTTGAAAATATTGAAGATAAAGATAACAATAAAACAAGATTTTTTATAATTAGTGATTTTGAAAATGCTCCAAGTGGAAATGACAAAACATCAATTTTAGTAAAATTTCCAAATGAACAAGGTGCACTTGTTAGATTTTTAAATGATTTTAATGATGCAAAAATAAATTTAACAAAAATAAAATCACATATTGTTGAAGGAAATTCAATCTTTTTTATAGATTTTGATGGTCATAAAGATGATGAAAATGTGAAAAAAGTTTTAGAAAAACACAAAAATAGTGTAAAAATCTTAGGTTCTTACGTAAAAGAAGTAAACGATATATAA
- the gap gene encoding type I glyceraldehyde-3-phosphate dehydrogenase produces the protein MAVKVAINGLGRIGRCVARIIASRDDVELVAANASGSEEMIQYNLKYDTVHGPRLDVKVEDGYIYIGKDKAKLLSERDPSKIDFASYGADVVLECTGAFLTQESCQAYIDNGVKKVVISAPAKDDTPTFVMGANEDTYAGQPIVSNASCTTNGLAPVARVLDDAFGIEKGLMTTIHSYTSSQPILDAKDKKDPRKGRAGATNLTPSSTGAAKAIGLVIPHLKGKLNGQAIRVPTPNVSLVDLTVTLKKDVTKEEVIAAFKTSAEGNLKGILGVDEEYRVSSDFNGETLSTVVPLDTIQVIEGNMVKILSWYDNEWGYSTRLVDMGVHVATK, from the coding sequence ATGGCTGTTAAAGTTGCAATAAATGGTTTAGGAAGAATCGGAAGATGCGTAGCAAGAATAATTGCAAGTCGAGACGATGTTGAGTTAGTGGCTGCAAATGCTAGTGGTAGTGAAGAAATGATTCAATATAATTTAAAATATGACACAGTTCACGGACCAAGACTTGATGTAAAAGTTGAAGATGGATATATTTATATTGGTAAAGATAAAGCTAAATTGTTAAGTGAAAGAGACCCTTCTAAAATCGATTTTGCTTCATATGGTGCTGATGTTGTTTTAGAGTGTACTGGTGCATTTCTAACACAAGAGTCTTGCCAAGCTTATATTGATAATGGTGTAAAAAAAGTTGTTATTTCTGCACCTGCAAAAGATGATACTCCTACATTTGTAATGGGTGCAAATGAAGATACATATGCAGGACAACCAATTGTATCAAATGCTTCTTGTACAACAAATGGTTTAGCACCTGTGGCACGTGTATTAGATGATGCATTTGGAATTGAAAAAGGTTTAATGACAACAATTCACTCATATACTTCATCTCAACCAATTTTAGATGCAAAAGATAAAAAAGATCCAAGAAAAGGAAGAGCTGGAGCTACAAACTTAACTCCTTCAAGTACAGGTGCAGCTAAAGCAATTGGATTAGTAATACCTCACTTAAAAGGTAAATTAAATGGTCAAGCAATTAGAGTACCAACTCCTAATGTTTCTTTAGTAGATTTAACAGTAACTCTTAAAAAAGATGTAACTAAAGAAGAAGTAATTGCAGCATTTAAAACTTCAGCTGAAGGTAATTTAAAAGGTATCTTAGGTGTTGATGAAGAGTACAGAGTAAGTTCAGATTTTAATGGTGAAACTTTATCAACAGTTGTTCCACTTGATACAATTCAAGTTATTGAAGGAAACATGGTAAAAATTTTATCTTGGTATGACAATGAGTGGGGATATTCAACAAGATTAGTGGACATGGGTGTTCACGTAGCAACAAAATAA
- a CDS encoding phosphoglycerate kinase, whose amino-acid sequence MKLQEIKNIDITGKKVFIRCDFNVPMDEDNNITDDRRIRSALNTIRYCIDNDCSVILASHFGRPKGGFEEKYSLLPIAKRLHILLKQDIKMAPGVVCDETLKMANELKAGEILLLENMRFELGETKNDEELSKKLASMADVYINDAFGVSHRAHASVEGIAKYFDMNHKAAGFLMAKEIKFFHHIVHNPKRPFVSIVGGSKVSGKLEALYNLVPKVDKILIGGGMAFTFLKALGYEIGNSLVEDDLIPEALKIMDEAKKLGVKLYLPVDVVAAEAFSAEAIAKIVPVQEIPKGWMGLDIGPATALLFDEALEDANTILWNGPMGVYEMDKFAKGSTKISHAVASSFATTVVGGGDTADLVRITGDEDDMTFISTGGGASLELIEGKILPGVKALVLEEDN is encoded by the coding sequence TTGAAATTACAAGAAATCAAAAATATTGACATCACAGGAAAAAAAGTTTTTATTAGATGTGATTTTAACGTTCCAATGGATGAAGACAATAATATTACTGATGATAGAAGAATTAGAAGTGCATTAAATACAATTAGATATTGTATTGATAATGATTGTTCTGTTATTTTAGCATCACATTTTGGAAGACCAAAAGGTGGATTTGAAGAAAAATACTCTTTACTTCCAATTGCAAAAAGATTACATATTTTATTAAAACAAGATATTAAAATGGCACCAGGTGTTGTTTGTGACGAAACACTTAAAATGGCAAATGAATTAAAAGCTGGTGAAATTTTACTTCTTGAAAATATGAGATTTGAACTTGGTGAAACAAAAAATGATGAAGAGTTAAGTAAAAAACTAGCTTCAATGGCTGATGTTTATATCAATGATGCTTTTGGAGTTTCTCACAGAGCTCATGCTTCTGTTGAAGGTATTGCAAAATATTTTGATATGAATCATAAAGCTGCTGGATTCTTAATGGCAAAAGAGATTAAATTTTTCCATCATATAGTTCATAATCCAAAAAGACCATTTGTATCAATAGTAGGTGGTTCAAAAGTTTCTGGAAAATTAGAAGCACTTTATAACTTAGTTCCAAAAGTTGACAAAATCTTAATTGGTGGAGGAATGGCATTTACATTCTTAAAAGCATTAGGATATGAAATTGGAAACTCTTTAGTTGAAGATGATTTAATCCCTGAAGCACTAAAAATTATGGATGAAGCTAAAAAATTAGGTGTAAAATTATACTTACCTGTTGATGTTGTTGCAGCAGAAGCATTTAGTGCTGAAGCAATTGCTAAAATAGTTCCAGTTCAAGAGATACCAAAAGGTTGGATGGGATTAGATATTGGACCAGCAACAGCTTTATTATTTGATGAAGCTTTAGAAGATGCAAATACTATTTTATGGAATGGACCAATGGGTGTATATGAAATGGATAAATTTGCAAAAGGAAGTACAAAAATTTCTCACGCTGTAGCTAGTTCATTTGCAACAACTGTAGTTGGTGGAGGAGATACGGCAGACTTAGTAAGAATTACTGGTGATGAAGATGATATGACATTTATTTCTACTGGTGGAGGAGCTTCATTAGAATTAATTGAAGGAAAAATTTTACCAGGAGTTAAGGCTTTAGTTCTTGAGGAAGATAATTAA